TGCCCTAGTGAACAGCTACAGTCACTGGCAGCGAGCGTGGGGAGAAGTCCTCCAGAAACTGAGTCTGCTGGGTGGATTCTGGCGCCAGCTTCAGGCACACACTGGCCTCTGTCATGCTGTTGTtgttggcagagctgctgttgcgACAGGGCTCTTTGGCAGGGCGAATGGCCACCAGGAACTGGCGCTTGAAGGTCTCGCTGAGGGCAATGTAGAGGAAGGGGTTGAGGCAGCTGTTGGCGTAGCCCAAGCTAATGGCAAAGTTGTAGGCGTAAAAGAAGGCCATGGATGGGGTGTCGATGCCCAGGTGAACCAGCTGGAGGATGTAGAAGGGAGCCCAACAAATAAAGAAGGCAGAACAGATGGCGACTGCCATGCGGGTGACCTTCTTCGTACGCACCCGGAGACTCCTCTGGGGCAGCGGCACCACGGTGGTGGCCATGTGCTGGAGGATCTTAAAATAGACCACGCAGATGATGACCAAGGGCACAGCAAAGGCCAGCATGAACTGGTAGAGGGTGAACCAGTAGATGTCGGTCTCTGGGttgggcagcaggagagcacagcGCACAGTCCCGTCCTCCAGGGGCATGAGGCCTGCGTACATCCACACGGGAATGATGGTCAGGAAGGACAGGAGCCACACCAGGCAGATGACGAGAGCCGCAACACACGGCGTCCGAACGTAGGTGGATTTGAGGGGGTGGACGGTGGCCAGGTAACGGTCCAGTGTCATCACTGTGAGGATGTTGGTGCTGGTGATCTGGCTGTTTGTGTCCAGGGCGGTGATGATGGTGCACAGGGGAGCTCCAAAGTACCACGAGCCGTTGCCTAAGAGCTGGTGGATGAGAAAGGGCATGCccaagaggaagaggaggtcCACGATGGAGAGGTTGAAGATGAAAATATCAGGCACGGTCTGTTTGCATCTCAGCTTCTTCTTCTTGACGATAGTGTAGATCACAATGAGGTTCCCCACGATGCCCAGGAAGCAGATGATGCTGAAGAGACTGGGCATGATCACGTTGGTGTGTGGTGCTGGCTTCTCTGCTACtgccaaaacaaagcaaggcaGTGAGTGCAACCCAGAGATAACCTCTTTACAACTCTGTGTGCTTGTCCTGTCCTGCAGATGGACCCATCCCCATGAAAAACATAGCTTGGGATGATTTTTAATACCCTTTGTAGCACTTGGAGAGGCTGCACTGGGGATTTGGCActtccttctctgcctcagtATATGCAGTACGCCACCCAAACCTAGCCATGTGTAGGCATCTTTCCTCAGCTCTCCTGATGTGcttctgtcctgctctgcagctc
The genomic region above belongs to Corvus cornix cornix isolate S_Up_H32 chromosome 18, ASM73873v5, whole genome shotgun sequence and contains:
- the LOC104694380 gene encoding melanin-concentrating hormone receptor 1 isoform X1 → MAPGNSSRNFSAPEARNGSVAEKPAPHTNVIMPSLFSIICFLGIVGNLIVIYTIVKKKKLRCKQTVPDIFIFNLSIVDLLFLLGMPFLIHQLLGNGSWYFGAPLCTIITALDTNSQITSTNILTVMTLDRYLATVHPLKSTYVRTPCVAALVICLVWLLSFLTIIPVWMYAGLMPLEDGTVRCALLLPNPETDIYWFTLYQFMLAFAVPLVIICVVYFKILQHMATTVVPLPQRSLRVRTKKVTRMAVAICSAFFICWAPFYILQLVHLGIDTPSMAFFYAYNFAISLGYANSCLNPFLYIALSETFKRQFLVAIRPAKEPCRNSSSANNNSMTEASVCLKLAPESTQQTQFLEDFSPRSLPVTVAVH
- the LOC104694380 gene encoding melanin-concentrating hormone receptor 1 isoform X2 codes for the protein MAPGNSSRNFSAPEARNGSAEKPAPHTNVIMPSLFSIICFLGIVGNLIVIYTIVKKKKLRCKQTVPDIFIFNLSIVDLLFLLGMPFLIHQLLGNGSWYFGAPLCTIITALDTNSQITSTNILTVMTLDRYLATVHPLKSTYVRTPCVAALVICLVWLLSFLTIIPVWMYAGLMPLEDGTVRCALLLPNPETDIYWFTLYQFMLAFAVPLVIICVVYFKILQHMATTVVPLPQRSLRVRTKKVTRMAVAICSAFFICWAPFYILQLVHLGIDTPSMAFFYAYNFAISLGYANSCLNPFLYIALSETFKRQFLVAIRPAKEPCRNSSSANNNSMTEASVCLKLAPESTQQTQFLEDFSPRSLPVTVAVH